The following are encoded in a window of Bacteroidota bacterium genomic DNA:
- a CDS encoding sigma-54 dependent transcriptional regulator produces MASILFVDDELSTRDNYRTILEHYGHQVTLASNVQEGVNLLSSNGVFDLVITDMRMGSESGLDMLRQARTLAPETEVIVLTGHAQLENAVEAMKLGAADYLTKETDYKEIMLVVEKALEKRTLKQEIERLRKRVGNEFSFRKIVGQSPAILQLQDTLRRVAPTTSRVLITGESGTGKELIAETIHTNSPRKDAPFIAINCGAIPRDLLESELFGYVRGAFTGADRDKTGLLASADRGTVFLDEVGEMSLETQVKLLRFLEQGEIAPVGSTKTRIVDVRVIAATNRDLAEAVRTHSFREDLYYRLKVISVHLPPLRERKQDIPLLAEALLRELAMKAGRKVYRISADAMRGLADYDWPGNVRELKNVIERALIFADGDQIELEHLPEELFLHPAIASGQLENGVVPLDEVEKKYILDLLERNGGNKLQTAKQLNIATTTLYRKLRMYGIE; encoded by the coding sequence ATGGCATCCATTCTTTTCGTCGACGATGAACTTTCAACCCGCGACAACTATCGTACAATTCTCGAACACTATGGGCATCAGGTAACGCTCGCTTCTAACGTGCAGGAAGGCGTCAATCTGCTTTCCTCGAATGGAGTGTTTGACCTCGTTATTACCGATATGCGAATGGGTTCGGAAAGTGGGCTCGACATGCTCAGGCAAGCAAGGACGCTCGCGCCGGAAACCGAGGTCATCGTTCTAACGGGTCATGCTCAACTCGAGAACGCTGTCGAGGCGATGAAGCTTGGCGCGGCGGACTATCTCACGAAAGAGACGGACTACAAAGAAATCATGCTGGTCGTCGAGAAGGCGTTGGAAAAGCGCACGCTCAAGCAAGAGATCGAGCGATTGCGCAAACGGGTCGGCAACGAGTTCTCGTTTCGGAAGATTGTCGGCCAAAGCCCAGCGATCCTGCAGCTTCAGGATACATTACGCCGGGTCGCTCCAACGACATCGCGCGTTCTTATAACGGGCGAGTCAGGCACGGGTAAAGAGCTGATTGCGGAAACGATTCACACAAATAGTCCCCGCAAGGACGCGCCATTTATCGCCATCAACTGTGGCGCAATTCCACGGGACTTGTTAGAGAGCGAGTTATTCGGTTACGTTCGAGGTGCGTTCACTGGCGCCGATCGTGATAAGACAGGCCTCTTAGCATCGGCAGATCGTGGGACAGTATTTCTCGATGAGGTTGGTGAGATGTCGCTTGAGACGCAGGTCAAATTACTGCGGTTCCTCGAACAGGGAGAGATTGCACCCGTCGGAAGCACGAAGACCAGAATCGTGGATGTCCGCGTCATCGCAGCGACGAACCGGGACCTCGCGGAGGCGGTCCGCACTCATTCCTTTCGCGAGGACCTGTATTATCGCCTCAAGGTCATTTCGGTTCACCTGCCGCCACTTCGCGAACGGAAACAGGACATCCCGTTGCTTGCTGAAGCTCTCCTACGGGAGCTTGCAATGAAAGCCGGACGCAAAGTCTATCGCATCTCGGCAGATGCCATGCGCGGACTGGCGGACTATGACTGGCCCGGCAACGTACGTGAGCTCAAGAATGTCATCGAGCGCGCTCTCATTTTTGCAGATGGCGATCAGATCGAACTCGAACACCTCCCAGAAGAACTATTTCTGCATCCGGCGATCGCATCTGGCCAGCTTGAGAACGGTGTTGTCCCGCTTGATGAGGTAGAGAAGAAGTATATCCTGGACCTGCTCGAACGAAACGGGGGCAACAAACTCCAAACCGCGAAGCAACTCAATATCGCCACCACGACGCTGTACCGCAAACTCAGGATGTACGGGATCGAGTAG